Below is a genomic region from Medicago truncatula cultivar Jemalong A17 chromosome 3, MtrunA17r5.0-ANR, whole genome shotgun sequence.
ACGATTTCGAATCAAGACTCTAGGACATCAAATGTTTCAATAGTCTTTTATCATCTCAACTATATTTACAAAcctttgttattgttattttattaatgtGTTTATTTCCCATTCGTTTATTACAGGATTTGAGTGGGAATGTCGAGCATTTTAGCGCTTTGGGAAGACTCGTGGTAAATAATAACTCCAAAGTAGAAAGCATCTTTTGTCTCAATGAAATAAATGAACAACAAATGAAATTAGGTTTGGAATTCATTTATTTGAATGTTCTGCCTATGATGACATGCCTTTTTGTGGGTCCCAACAATTCGTTTTCCCTCCAAAACCTTACAGTATTAAAAATCAAGCAatgtgaaaaattgaaaattgttttccCCACTTCTATTTTAAGATGTCTGCCGCAGTTGCTTCATATAAGAATTGAAGAATGCAAAGAGTTGAAGTATattattgaagatgatttggagAATAAAAAATCCTCAATTTTTATGTCTACAAAGATATGCTTCCCAAAGCTACGATCTCTTGCTGTAGTAAAGTGCAACAAGTTGAAATATGTCTTTCCAATCTCCATATGTAAAGACCTTCCTGAGCTAAAGTGTCTAGTGATAAGAGAAGCAGATGAGCTGGATGAAATATTTGCAAATGAAGGTGATGATCAGAAAGTGGAGATTCCAAATCTAGAATATCTAGTATTTGAAAATCTACCAAGCCTCAGTGATGTCCAGGGAATTCATTTTCAAACTGTAAAACATCGTTTCATACAGAATTGTCAAACACTATCTCTggcttcatcatcaacaatagaCTTCGAAAATAATATTTCTGGTTTACCTTCTGTCTGGTTTGACAACGGTACACACTTTATCCATTATATTTAAAACTATTAAATATTGGCTGTCAATAATTACATATCATGCATTAATATTTACAGCAAATAAAAACATACCATTAGGTTAAAGGATATAAATAACTGAATCTTCTAAAATGTAAGGGCATGTGGAGTAACCTATCAAATAGAAAACTTTAAAAG
It encodes:
- the LOC25491108 gene encoding uncharacterized protein; its protein translation is MKLGLEFIYLNVLPMMTCLFVGPNNSFSLQNLTVLKIKQCEKLKIVFPTSILRCLPQLLHIRIEECKELKYIIEDDLENKKSSIFMSTKICFPKLRSLAVVKCNKLKYVFPISICKDLPELKCLVIREADELDEIFANEGDDQKVEIPNLEYLVFENLPSLSDVQGIHFQTVKHRFIQNCQTLSLASSSTIDFENNISGLPSVWFDNDYDYLKTLFKQLHDEFKGHDTCNEYPSSEITEVQATSGHQLTSSQKEIEQTLETEHEFVENVPQQKMPSVAIIPTNSEELINEQRPLGEIDTTVKPSQENNLEGSTSETKVASTLSTILETAKNELPIQLVSPKQKAFPLIFLVLFLTLFQCRN